In Actinomycetota bacterium, the DNA window CACAGCTTCACGGCGTCGGCGACCGGCAGCAACGGGATGTCGTCCAGCAGCAACTTCGCCGTCACCTGCTGACACAGACGCCTCCCTGCCGTCCGCCGACGGGAGGAGTCGGCGTATCCCCGGCGAAGAAGTCCATGCCGGTACTCCCCCCCCCAAGGCGGCAGTTATGAAGGTGCGAGCGGTCTCACTGCTCTTGGTCGTGGCATTGATGGCCGCCGTCCCCGGGCCCCGGGAAGCCACTTCCTCCGTCTCCGTCCCAGCACTCCAACCAGCAGCCGCCACGGCTCTGGCAGCCGGACGTTCCGTCACGCTGAGGCTGGGCACCCTCGCGCTGCGGATGACAGCCGCGCCTCGGGAGATGCTCGCGCCCGACGCCGGCGTGTGGGTGGTTCGCGACGGACACACCACGCCCGCGCCACGCGCGGCGACGACCACGTACATCGGCCGGCTAACCCCCGACCCGGGACTGTCCGTGCGGCTTTCGATCCGCGGCGGCGTCGTCGAAGGCCTGGTCATCGACCGGACCGGGTCCGGCTGGGTGCTGCTGCCGAGGCCGGACGGAGGCGCGGACGCCAGAGCCTTTGAGTCCCTGGACCGCGACGCCCCGGGCGGCGAGGAGGGACTCCACCCGCCCCAGCCCATGGCGGCGGCAGGTAGCCCTTCACCTGCAGCGGCGCCCGGGACCCTCGTCCTGCGGCTGGCCCTGGAGGCCGACCACCTGTTCTGGACGTTCAACCGCAACACGTGGCAGCAGAAGATGGAGGAACTGGCCAGCTACCTGGAAGCGGTGTACGACCCGCAGCTCGACCTGCGCGTCCAGATCACGGACCTTAGCGCCTGGACGACCCCCGATCCCTACACCGCGCCCAACGCCTGCAACCCCGGGAAGCTCGAGCAGGTCACGGACTACTGGCTCCGCAACCGCGGCGAAGTCCCTCGCGACGCGGTCCACCTGTTCACCCCGTCGCTGACCGGAAACTTCATCGGGTGCGCCTGGATCCAGCGGCTGAACGACCCTTATGCGGTCGGCGTCAGCCGCATCGTGTCGTCGCCGGTCAACCTGCTCAACAACGTGAACCTGCTGGCCCATGAGATCGGGCACAACTTCGGCGGGATCCACGAGCGCAGCGTCGGCGCGTACGCC includes these proteins:
- a CDS encoding M12 family metallo-peptidase, which gives rise to MKVRAVSLLLVVALMAAVPGPREATSSVSVPALQPAAATALAAGRSVTLRLGTLALRMTAAPREMLAPDAGVWVVRDGHTTPAPRAATTTYIGRLTPDPGLSVRLSIRGGVVEGLVIDRTGSGWVLLPRPDGGADARAFESLDRDAPGGEEGLHPPQPMAAAGSPSPAAAPGTLVLRLALEADHLFWTFNRNTWQQKMEELASYLEAVYDPQLDLRVQITDLSAWTTPDPYTAPNACNPGKLEQVTDYWLRNRGEVPRDAVHLFTPSLTGNFIGCAWIQRLNDPYAVGVSRIVSSPVNLLNNVNLLAHEIGHNFGGIHERSVGAYAATGNSSRSGTPPYSIMNPIAEGGVLQFSELRGVRSPTTGWELNNRDPMRTYAESRLGR